A genomic region of Paenibacillus sp. PL2-23 contains the following coding sequences:
- a CDS encoding GNAT family N-acetyltransferase, with protein MDLAKRIEEMSLNGWPALQTILYDGWLLRLANGYTKRSNSVHPIYAHTYDLEQKIAYCESFYASHGLPSVFKVTPFAQPGNLDAKLEELGYELVDHTIVKTASLENIRPSHYEEFKLETELSPEWLAALAGMQGLSESQQETTRRMMEGLPLQKAFVLLRSQGVPVACGIVVLEQGYGGLYDIVTESRHRGQGFGEEVVRHLLWWARGQGARKGYLLVVKSNAAANRLYDKFGYQPLYEYWYRVKRQGGSSSAKRPLQGK; from the coding sequence ATGGATTTGGCCAAAAGAATCGAGGAAATGAGCTTAAACGGCTGGCCTGCGCTGCAGACCATATTGTATGACGGCTGGCTGCTGCGGCTCGCGAACGGTTATACCAAACGCTCCAATTCGGTGCATCCCATCTATGCGCATACGTATGACCTGGAGCAAAAAATCGCTTATTGTGAAAGCTTTTATGCTTCGCACGGACTGCCCAGTGTTTTCAAGGTTACGCCGTTTGCCCAGCCCGGGAATCTCGACGCGAAGCTGGAGGAGCTGGGCTATGAGCTCGTGGATCATACAATCGTCAAAACAGCCTCGCTCGAGAACATCCGACCTTCCCATTATGAAGAATTCAAGCTTGAGACGGAGCTTAGTCCTGAATGGCTGGCTGCGCTGGCCGGCATGCAAGGGTTAAGCGAGAGCCAGCAGGAGACGACCCGCCGCATGATGGAGGGGCTGCCGCTTCAGAAGGCATTCGTCCTGCTTCGCAGCCAAGGGGTCCCTGTGGCCTGCGGCATCGTCGTGCTGGAGCAGGGCTACGGGGGTCTGTACGATATTGTGACGGAGAGCCGGCATCGCGGTCAAGGCTTCGGCGAGGAGGTGGTCCGTCATCTGCTGTGGTGGGCCAGAGGGCAGGGGGCTCGTAAGGGCTATTTGCTGGTTGTAAAAAGCAACGCCGCGGCGAACCGCCTCTATGATAAATTCGGATATCAGCCCTTATACGAATATTGGTACCGGGTAAAACGGCAAGGGGGTAGCTCCTCCGCCAAACGCCCGCTTCAGGGCAAATAG